From a region of the Hymenobacter jejuensis genome:
- a CDS encoding aspartyl protease family protein gives MSAPRLFAMLVSGRTRPLWTCFGLLILLLCMPFVPLSAQDSGAPFTIVNQKKQAVRIPFELQRNLIVVSAKLNGKGPYNFLLDTGVGISLITDPSLRQTLNLPIGNRFQVAGAGEENAIQAFQSDGVRVELPGVVAPALSFLVLSEDVLNLSGYVGVPIHGILGYDIFRSFVVEVRPVELVLRFHDPYMFRQPQGRSWTTIPLQLQGNKAYITTEVVVNDQLALPLKLVLDTGAGHALSLEVGSDPRLQLPPIRLRSQLGRGLSGYINGFLGRVTALQIGKYRLKSLLTSFPDADNVQQRVDIPRNGNVGFELLKRFNMIIDYPHAQLMLRPNGLYRDPFEHDMSGFDLMATGPDLRRYIIMKVQPDSPASAANLHPNDEIVSINLQPASSMSLTQISRLLHSADGRLLLLIVRRSDGHMYTTALQLKRQI, from the coding sequence ATGTCCGCCCCGCGCTTGTTTGCCATGCTGGTTTCGGGCCGTACTCGGCCCCTGTGGACATGCTTTGGCTTGCTCATTTTGCTGTTGTGTATGCCCTTTGTGCCCCTTTCGGCCCAAGATTCGGGGGCGCCTTTTACCATCGTAAATCAGAAAAAACAGGCCGTCCGGATTCCCTTCGAATTGCAGCGCAACCTCATTGTGGTGAGTGCTAAGCTCAATGGCAAAGGGCCGTACAACTTTCTGCTTGATACGGGGGTGGGCATTTCGCTCATCACCGACCCATCGCTTCGGCAGACGCTGAACCTGCCCATCGGCAACCGCTTTCAAGTGGCCGGTGCGGGTGAGGAAAATGCCATTCAGGCCTTCCAGAGCGACGGCGTGCGCGTGGAACTGCCCGGGGTAGTAGCGCCGGCGCTCTCCTTTTTGGTGTTGTCGGAAGACGTGCTCAACCTGTCGGGCTACGTGGGCGTGCCCATTCACGGCATTCTGGGCTATGATATATTCCGCAGCTTTGTGGTCGAGGTGCGGCCCGTTGAGCTGGTGCTTCGGTTTCACGACCCCTATATGTTTCGGCAACCGCAGGGCCGCAGCTGGACTACTATACCGTTACAGCTGCAAGGCAACAAAGCCTACATCACAACGGAAGTGGTTGTGAATGACCAACTTGCGTTGCCCTTGAAATTGGTGTTGGATACGGGTGCGGGACATGCTTTGTCGCTGGAAGTCGGCTCCGACCCGCGCCTACAATTGCCGCCCATCCGCCTGCGCTCGCAGCTCGGCCGCGGCCTGAGCGGGTACATCAACGGTTTTCTGGGGCGCGTGACGGCCCTGCAGATCGGCAAATACCGCCTCAAATCGCTGCTTACGTCCTTCCCCGACGCCGACAACGTGCAGCAGCGCGTCGATATTCCGCGCAACGGCAACGTGGGTTTCGAGCTGTTGAAGCGCTTCAACATGATCATCGACTACCCGCACGCGCAGTTGATGTTGCGGCCCAATGGCCTGTACCGCGACCCGTTTGAGCACGACATGAGCGGCTTCGACCTGATGGCGACTGGCCCCGATTTGCGCCGCTACATCATCATGAAAGTGCAGCCCGATTCACCCGCCTCGGCGGCCAACCTGCACCCCAACGATGAGATTGTTTCCATTAACCTGCAACCGGCATCCAGCATGAGCCTGACCCAGATCAGCCGCCTGCTGCACTCCGCCGATGGCCGCCTGCTGCTCCTGATTGTGCGACGCAGCGATGGGCACATGTACACGACGGCTCTGCAGCTAAAACGCCAGATCTGA
- a CDS encoding alpha/beta hydrolase, with translation MPSTQHSVLKQFVTAATGPLARRRPRLPAMRLALEMSTLFQFMPWGVHLEDVDVEGITSEWIRPEAADARRVLLYLHGGGYVMGSLNTHRALIGSLAKRCGLTALAIDYRKAPEYPFPAALQDALTAYRWLLREGYRAQDIVVAGDSAGGGLALALAIALRDADDPCPAAVVGLSPWTDLVLPHSALQHLAHEEAQLLEALEIRSWGPLYAGDTPLTHPLISPVHASLHDLPPLLIQLSDAEVLCADGLSFVQKAQAAGVDATLQVFPGLVHWWHLFWRVVPEASEALNQVAGFVKEIWAAQSRSEKAVPRPRRRAVLAA, from the coding sequence ATGCCCTCCACCCAACATTCCGTACTCAAGCAGTTTGTCACGGCCGCTACGGGCCCTCTGGCGCGCAGGCGGCCCCGTCTTCCCGCCATGCGCCTGGCGCTGGAAATGAGCACTCTTTTTCAATTTATGCCTTGGGGCGTGCACTTGGAAGATGTTGATGTAGAAGGTATTACATCCGAATGGATTCGGCCCGAAGCTGCCGATGCCCGTCGCGTATTGCTGTATCTGCACGGTGGTGGCTACGTAATGGGCTCGTTGAACACGCACCGGGCCCTAATCGGCTCGTTAGCAAAGCGTTGCGGGCTTACTGCCCTCGCCATCGACTACCGAAAAGCACCCGAGTATCCTTTCCCGGCTGCTTTACAAGATGCCCTCACAGCCTACCGGTGGCTGTTGCGCGAAGGCTACCGCGCGCAAGACATCGTCGTGGCCGGCGACTCCGCCGGGGGCGGCTTGGCGTTGGCGCTTGCCATTGCCCTGCGCGATGCCGACGATCCTTGCCCGGCCGCGGTCGTTGGGTTGTCGCCCTGGACCGACCTTGTACTGCCCCATAGCGCGCTTCAGCACTTGGCCCACGAAGAAGCCCAGCTTCTCGAGGCATTGGAAATCCGCAGTTGGGGACCGCTTTACGCCGGCGATACCCCGCTGACGCATCCGCTTATTTCGCCGGTTCACGCCTCCCTGCACGATTTGCCCCCGCTGCTCATTCAGCTTTCCGATGCCGAAGTGCTGTGCGCCGATGGCCTTTCTTTCGTGCAAAAAGCCCAAGCGGCTGGCGTAGATGCTACGCTGCAAGTTTTTCCGGGGCTGGTGCATTGGTGGCATCTGTTCTGGCGCGTTGTGCCCGAAGCCAGCGAGGCACTCAACCAAGTTGCCGGGTTTGTGAAGGAAATCTGGGCGGCTCAGAGCCGGTCTGAAAAAGCAGTG
- a CDS encoding KGG domain-containing protein, with protein MITNDVPQRGAASATKGQKSSQSAASARKSTRGFAAMDPAQQKRIASEGGKASHASGRGHRFTSEEARAAGRKGGMSNRTRNEPSSPAARS; from the coding sequence ATGATAACAAATGATGTACCCCAACGCGGCGCTGCTTCGGCTACAAAAGGGCAGAAAAGCAGTCAGAGCGCCGCTTCTGCCCGCAAGAGCACCCGCGGTTTTGCTGCCATGGATCCGGCCCAGCAGAAACGCATTGCCAGCGAAGGCGGCAAAGCCTCACACGCCAGCGGCCGCGGCCACCGGTTTACTTCGGAAGAGGCGCGTGCTGCCGGCCGTAAAGGCGGCATGTCCAACCGTACGCGTAACGAACCAAGCAGCCCTGCTGCCCGCTCGTAA
- a CDS encoding o-succinylbenzoate synthase — MLQLRYSQRVLRFNFPARTSRGALTEHVAWYLHLFDPAQPGREGIGEAAPLAGLSPDYKPGFEAQLQKLCSDFNNLNTSALEPEEIAKFVGPEWPALRFGLETAALDWQHGARRHLYDNAFSRGEAGVPINGLVWMGDAGFMREQIQKKLADGYSCLKLKIGSLDFGTELRLLAEIRAVAGPAELTLRVDANGAFAPNEALSKLERLAQFELHSIEQPIGAGQIERMAAVCQRSPVPVALDEELIGVTQPAAQVALLERIKPAYIILKPTLVGGLQATLEWVATAEALDIAWWLTSALESNIGLNAISQLAGQYARLGFAQGLGTGQLYHNNLAAPLYIEAGQLYYNPQTHWELPG, encoded by the coding sequence ATGCTACAACTCCGTTACTCGCAGCGTGTTCTGCGCTTCAATTTTCCGGCCCGTACGTCGCGTGGGGCCCTCACCGAACACGTTGCGTGGTATCTGCATCTTTTCGACCCGGCCCAACCCGGTCGGGAAGGCATAGGCGAAGCCGCCCCGCTAGCCGGACTTAGCCCCGACTACAAGCCCGGGTTTGAGGCGCAGCTCCAGAAGTTATGCTCTGATTTTAATAATCTGAATACAAGCGCATTAGAGCCGGAGGAGATAGCCAAGTTCGTAGGTCCCGAATGGCCTGCGCTGCGGTTCGGACTGGAAACCGCCGCCCTGGACTGGCAACACGGCGCCCGGCGCCACCTCTACGACAACGCATTTAGCCGGGGCGAAGCAGGAGTGCCCATCAACGGCTTGGTGTGGATGGGCGATGCCGGCTTCATGCGCGAGCAAATTCAAAAGAAGCTGGCCGATGGTTATTCGTGCCTGAAACTCAAAATCGGGAGCCTCGACTTCGGGACCGAGCTGCGGCTGCTGGCCGAAATCAGAGCCGTGGCGGGTCCGGCCGAACTCACGTTGCGCGTGGATGCCAACGGCGCTTTTGCCCCCAACGAGGCCTTGTCGAAGCTCGAACGGCTGGCCCAATTCGAGCTGCATTCCATTGAGCAGCCCATTGGGGCCGGCCAAATCGAGCGCATGGCGGCCGTGTGCCAACGCTCGCCCGTGCCCGTGGCGCTGGATGAAGAACTGATCGGCGTCACCCAGCCCGCGGCCCAAGTAGCGTTGCTTGAGCGCATCAAACCGGCCTACATCATCCTGAAACCCACCTTGGTGGGGGGGCTGCAAGCCACCCTCGAATGGGTAGCTACCGCCGAAGCCCTGGACATCGCGTGGTGGCTTACGTCGGCGCTGGAGTCGAACATTGGCCTGAACGCAATCAGCCAGCTGGCCGGGCAATACGCACGGCTTGGCTTTGCCCAAGGGCTCGGTACGGGGCAGCTATATCACAATAATTTGGCGGCGCCGCTTTACATCGAGGCCGGTCAGCTGTATTATAATCCACAGACGCACTGGGAGTTACCGGGGTGA
- a CDS encoding lysophospholipid acyltransferase family protein, whose protein sequence is MPTAPSPALPPAIRDNQHIYSDYFDEEFARSLDENILQMLDRIWFRSKLVGFEDFPQRNNPERPLIFASNHSGMAFPWDAMVALAHLMRCLPKPSDLPRPLSAPMLSQSVLMNPFLVKNFWKKCGCVDATTLNFETMMYYTDHNLMLYPEGVPGIGKGFNRKYQLQRLATSMIRLGIQHRTDIVPFYTINGEYLNPFAYSWRWLNDKTKKIGIPFLPLGPIVLLVLLQPWCFYMAYPAKLTFVLGSRIKPYELTDKPHDQITREEYETLSEQVRQRMQTEMDAAVKAHGRSPYRLGEMWQRIKQNWRYFPFFLPFAWPAMFAEFERLYVREGRRDFQMDLTRPGAWLRMIWRNPHTLYFFIPVLGWIPIALRGYKGNTLRKSPPQQP, encoded by the coding sequence ATGCCCACGGCTCCTTCGCCCGCGCTGCCGCCTGCCATTCGCGATAACCAGCACATCTACAGCGATTATTTCGACGAAGAGTTTGCCCGCAGCCTCGACGAAAATATTCTGCAGATGCTGGATCGGATCTGGTTTCGCTCCAAGCTGGTGGGCTTCGAGGATTTTCCGCAGCGCAACAACCCCGAGCGGCCACTCATTTTCGCCAGCAACCATTCGGGCATGGCTTTCCCCTGGGACGCTATGGTGGCGCTCGCCCACCTGATGCGCTGCCTGCCCAAGCCCAGCGACCTGCCGCGCCCGTTGTCGGCGCCCATGCTGTCGCAATCGGTGCTGATGAACCCCTTCTTAGTCAAGAACTTCTGGAAGAAGTGTGGATGCGTAGATGCCACCACGCTCAACTTCGAAACGATGATGTACTACACCGACCACAACCTGATGCTGTATCCGGAGGGCGTGCCCGGCATTGGCAAAGGGTTCAATCGCAAGTACCAGTTGCAGCGTCTGGCCACCAGCATGATCCGGCTGGGCATTCAGCACCGCACCGACATCGTGCCGTTTTATACCATCAACGGCGAGTATCTCAATCCCTTCGCGTATAGCTGGCGCTGGCTCAACGACAAGACCAAGAAAATCGGGATTCCGTTTTTGCCGCTGGGCCCTATTGTGCTGCTGGTTTTGTTGCAGCCCTGGTGCTTTTACATGGCCTATCCGGCCAAGCTCACCTTTGTGCTCGGTTCGCGCATCAAGCCCTACGAACTCACCGACAAGCCCCACGACCAGATTACCCGCGAAGAGTACGAAACCTTGTCGGAACAAGTGCGCCAGCGCATGCAAACCGAAATGGACGCCGCCGTGAAAGCCCACGGCCGATCGCCGTACCGCTTGGGGGAAATGTGGCAGCGCATCAAGCAAAACTGGCGCTATTTCCCGTTTTTCCTGCCTTTTGCGTGGCCAGCCATGTTTGCCGAGTTCGAGCGATTATACGTCCGTGAAGGCCGCCGCGACTTCCAGATGGATCTGACCCGGCCGGGCGCGTGGCTCCGCATGATTTGGCGCAACCCCCACACCCTGTACTTCTTCATTCCCGTATTAGGTTGGATTCCTATTGCCTTGCGAGGGTACAAAGGCAACACGCTTCGCAAGTCACCACCTCAACAGCCGTAA
- the egtB gene encoding ergothioneine biosynthesis protein EgtB → MSTSQPTPATASVRVPASLLERYQAVRRQTEILCRPLLPEDTVVQPIIDVSPPKWHLAHTTWFFETFLLGEYLPGYRVYHADYAFLFNSYYNSLGSRVNRADRGTLSRPPLQDVYAYRAHVDEHMQQLLATTDTLPAAFSTVFELGLQHEQQHQELLVTDIKYILSTSPLAPAYQPLPAALQEAPARTLPLQWLAVPGGVHRIGYEGTGFCFDNEQAPHEVYVADFSLQNRLVTNAEYIEFIEAGGYQDFRYWLGEGWDLVQAAHWEAPLYWVRKDNGWHRFTHSGLQPVNPAAPVTHVSFYEADAYAHWVGARLPTEQEWEIAARHFAPDAANGTFVESGLFDPQPVSPDADPAQCHQLLGDVWEWTYSAYHPYPGYERAAGALGEYNGKFMINQMVLRGGSCATPESHIRLTYRNFFQADKRWQFTGIRLAK, encoded by the coding sequence ATGTCTACTTCACAACCTACGCCAGCTACTGCCTCTGTCCGGGTGCCTGCCTCTCTGCTGGAACGCTACCAGGCAGTGCGCCGCCAAACCGAAATCCTGTGCCGCCCGCTGCTCCCCGAAGACACTGTGGTACAGCCCATTATCGACGTGAGCCCGCCGAAGTGGCATTTGGCGCACACCACTTGGTTTTTCGAGACTTTTTTGCTGGGCGAATACCTGCCAGGGTACCGCGTGTATCACGCCGACTACGCGTTCCTGTTCAATTCGTACTACAATTCGCTGGGCAGCCGCGTCAACCGCGCCGACCGCGGCACGCTGTCGCGCCCGCCGCTGCAAGATGTGTATGCGTACCGCGCCCACGTCGACGAGCACATGCAACAGCTTTTGGCTACTACCGACACGCTGCCGGCGGCCTTTAGCACCGTGTTTGAGTTGGGCCTGCAACACGAGCAGCAACACCAAGAGCTGCTGGTAACGGACATCAAATACATCCTGAGTACCAGTCCTTTGGCTCCGGCCTACCAACCGCTGCCGGCGGCTTTGCAAGAGGCGCCGGCTCGCACTCTGCCCCTGCAATGGCTGGCCGTGCCCGGCGGCGTGCACCGCATCGGCTACGAAGGCACAGGCTTCTGCTTTGACAATGAACAGGCACCGCACGAAGTGTACGTAGCCGATTTCTCGCTTCAGAACCGCTTGGTTACCAATGCCGAATACATTGAGTTTATCGAAGCGGGTGGCTACCAGGATTTTCGCTACTGGCTCGGCGAAGGCTGGGATCTGGTGCAGGCAGCCCACTGGGAAGCGCCGCTGTATTGGGTGCGGAAAGACAACGGCTGGCACCGCTTTACGCACTCGGGGTTGCAGCCCGTCAACCCGGCAGCGCCCGTCACGCACGTCAGCTTTTACGAAGCCGATGCGTACGCGCATTGGGTGGGTGCCCGCCTGCCCACCGAACAGGAATGGGAAATAGCGGCCCGTCACTTTGCCCCTGATGCGGCCAACGGCACCTTCGTGGAAAGCGGCCTATTCGACCCACAGCCCGTATCGCCGGACGCCGACCCCGCACAGTGCCACCAGCTGCTCGGCGACGTTTGGGAATGGACGTATTCGGCTTATCACCCCTACCCTGGCTACGAGCGGGCGGCGGGTGCGTTGGGCGAATACAACGGCAAATTCATGATCAATCAGATGGTGCTGCGCGGCGGCTCCTGTGCCACGCCCGAAAGCCACATCCGGCTTACCTACCGTAACTTCTTTCAGGCCGACAAGCGCTGGCAATTTACGGGCATTCGGCTGGCC